Proteins encoded by one window of Chondromyces crocatus:
- the rnr gene encoding ribonuclease R, whose translation MKNSPPVRRDAVLDLLASFGRALHVNEIAERLGVEPRRYAGLQRLLDDLSYNNVVVALPGQRFKAAAEQVERRGVEHEGFLNVNPRGFAFVTVGGMPEGIYVAPESLGGGMHGDQVAVRITSRSRRGVEGAVLRVLKRRHARVAGTLRRRGKSAWLEPDDQRMRGPIVLRSEEGHGRVDGRDGSAVVCRITQFPESPNENPEGVLEALLGEPGDPEVEVQKILIREGIVEEHPADAIREAEAFGGEVAPEALVGREDLTYLPLPTIDPEDARDHDDAVWVIREDDGSFRAWIAIADVSHYVRPGTALDQEAVARGNSIYLPDRAIPMLPRALSSNLCSLLPGRIRLCLCVEVELSPTGDVRSARVIEGYMRSIAKLTYPGVARTLGFTQEPPRSPAAEALRADLAVMWDLSRLLRAKRMRRGALDFELPEAKVVFDADTKAPKDVQKRSQDPGVMKAYQLIEEMMLLANEVCAAYVVEKGAPSVFRYHGPPDLAKLERFSAMCGELGITFEPEDAEDPKRLSAFLKKLASHPQKQVLHMLLLRAMKQAVYDVANVGHFGLASTAYLHFTSPIRRYPDVTAHRAIRALVRGEKVDRSDEGKELLIAAAAQSSDRERKGMEVEREVMDLHRALVMRERVGETFTGTVTAIVGTGVFVNLDDPFVDVMVRMEALGPDRYDMDEQGLRVIGARSGDRVSLGDTLQVKIEDVSILRRQVLGSRVRFAGEEALEARTSRPGQGFERGGARDRGKAAFDRGGARHGKQAPAFDRGAARHGKQAPAFDRGAARGGAQAGKFERGAARHGKQVPAFDRGAARHGKQAPAFDGSAARHGKQAPAFDRGGARFGAQGGKFERGSAQQRPHEQRVGRDAPPLWEETTSETQVQVHAATQGSAQAAAEASRLRRRQVIDGDAKARKRGLERGAPGPSEPEPTWVAHVAQGAHGAHGVGAAPAVAAEPVTVDARSTAGAPVGNGPAPRAEVRGGFEPSAPKPAVAAHALEAGAAGVEPAAVTSAAAAPRAERGQESTQVSRRMAARTAGAKAPKGGETTSTAEPADAGRGKVLVAQTGAGRREEGKLASSKSATPGGAAQPPSHAGKTAQRADDTQVVPQGEPHGKADRDVAVQGKQAGKRNQVPAQSKRTGKAEPATAQVEQVGRGKQAGRGKQAGQSKQAAPQGKASKPSKAGAKQTPQARSTTRAAAPSTRAERRAGRAVAPLGTDALSGQANQAELVLAALVQAAQASLAAQAPQRGRRAVAPQAAASSAAPRSGGRGGRKAAPVKGASAASVVPSASKSAARSARATSGGGAPAAAKGAAAKGAAAKGAAAKGAAAKGAAAKGAAAKGAAAKGAAAKGAATKGAAAKGVAASPGAQPSGKAQGQAARVTSAAKRGGVATPAPAGRSAKPAASKPVPAPSGKPAGRGKKSS comes from the coding sequence ATGAAGAACTCTCCTCCGGTCCGACGGGATGCCGTCCTGGACCTGCTGGCCTCCTTCGGCCGGGCATTGCATGTGAACGAGATTGCGGAGCGCCTCGGGGTCGAGCCCCGAAGGTATGCCGGGCTCCAGCGGCTGCTCGATGATCTTTCCTACAACAACGTGGTGGTGGCGCTCCCCGGGCAACGCTTCAAGGCGGCTGCCGAGCAGGTCGAGCGTCGTGGTGTGGAGCACGAGGGCTTTCTGAATGTGAACCCCCGGGGGTTCGCGTTCGTGACGGTCGGGGGGATGCCCGAGGGCATTTACGTGGCACCGGAGTCGCTCGGCGGCGGGATGCACGGCGATCAGGTCGCGGTGCGGATCACCTCGCGGTCGCGGCGCGGGGTCGAGGGCGCGGTGCTGCGGGTGCTGAAGCGCCGGCACGCGCGCGTGGCGGGGACCTTGCGGCGGCGCGGGAAGAGCGCGTGGCTGGAGCCGGACGATCAGCGGATGCGGGGGCCGATCGTGCTCCGGTCCGAGGAAGGTCACGGCCGGGTGGACGGGCGCGATGGGTCGGCCGTGGTGTGTCGGATCACCCAGTTCCCGGAGTCGCCGAACGAGAATCCGGAAGGGGTGCTGGAGGCGCTGCTCGGCGAGCCAGGGGACCCGGAGGTCGAGGTGCAGAAGATCCTCATCCGCGAGGGGATCGTCGAGGAGCACCCGGCGGACGCGATCCGGGAGGCGGAGGCGTTCGGGGGCGAGGTGGCCCCGGAGGCGCTGGTGGGGAGGGAGGACCTGACCTACCTGCCCTTGCCGACGATCGATCCGGAGGACGCGCGCGATCACGACGATGCGGTGTGGGTCATCCGGGAAGACGATGGGTCGTTCCGGGCGTGGATCGCGATTGCGGACGTGTCGCATTACGTGCGGCCAGGGACGGCGCTCGATCAGGAGGCGGTGGCGCGAGGGAACTCGATCTACCTGCCGGACCGGGCCATCCCGATGCTGCCGCGGGCGCTGTCGTCGAACCTGTGCTCGCTCCTGCCCGGGCGCATCCGGCTCTGTCTCTGCGTGGAGGTGGAGCTGTCACCCACGGGGGACGTGCGCAGCGCGCGGGTGATCGAGGGGTACATGCGCTCGATCGCGAAGCTGACCTACCCGGGGGTGGCGCGGACGCTGGGCTTCACGCAGGAGCCGCCGCGGAGTCCGGCAGCCGAGGCGCTGCGCGCGGACCTCGCGGTGATGTGGGACCTGTCGCGGCTTCTGCGGGCGAAGCGGATGCGGCGTGGGGCGCTCGACTTCGAGCTGCCGGAGGCGAAGGTGGTCTTCGACGCCGACACGAAGGCGCCGAAGGACGTGCAGAAGCGGTCGCAGGACCCTGGGGTGATGAAGGCGTATCAGCTCATCGAGGAGATGATGCTGCTCGCGAACGAGGTGTGCGCGGCGTACGTGGTGGAGAAGGGGGCGCCGTCGGTGTTCCGCTACCACGGGCCGCCGGACCTGGCGAAGCTCGAGCGGTTCTCGGCGATGTGCGGGGAGCTGGGGATCACCTTCGAGCCGGAGGACGCGGAGGACCCGAAGCGGCTCAGCGCGTTCCTGAAGAAGCTCGCGTCGCACCCGCAGAAGCAGGTGCTGCACATGCTGCTGCTGCGGGCGATGAAGCAGGCGGTGTACGACGTGGCGAACGTGGGTCACTTCGGCCTGGCGTCGACGGCGTACCTGCACTTCACGTCGCCGATCCGGCGCTACCCGGACGTGACGGCGCACCGGGCGATCCGGGCGCTGGTCCGTGGCGAAAAGGTGGACCGGAGCGACGAGGGGAAGGAGCTGCTCATCGCGGCGGCGGCGCAGTCGTCCGACCGGGAGCGGAAGGGGATGGAGGTGGAGCGCGAGGTGATGGACCTGCACCGCGCGCTGGTGATGCGCGAGCGGGTGGGGGAGACGTTCACGGGGACGGTGACCGCGATCGTGGGGACCGGGGTGTTCGTGAATCTGGACGATCCGTTCGTGGACGTGATGGTGCGCATGGAGGCGCTGGGGCCCGATCGCTACGACATGGACGAGCAAGGGCTGCGGGTGATCGGGGCGCGCTCGGGGGATCGGGTGAGCCTCGGGGACACCCTGCAGGTGAAGATCGAGGACGTCTCGATCCTGCGGCGGCAGGTGCTGGGGAGCCGGGTGCGGTTCGCGGGGGAGGAGGCGCTGGAGGCGCGGACGAGCCGGCCTGGCCAAGGGTTCGAGCGCGGTGGGGCGCGGGACCGGGGGAAGGCGGCGTTCGATCGCGGTGGCGCGCGGCATGGGAAGCAGGCGCCGGCGTTCGATCGGGGCGCGGCGCGGCACGGCAAGCAAGCGCCGGCGTTCGATCGGGGTGCTGCGCGAGGCGGTGCGCAGGCCGGGAAGTTCGAGCGGGGCGCAGCGCGGCACGGCAAGCAGGTGCCGGCGTTCGATCGAGGCGCGGCGCGGCACGGCAAGCAGGCGCCGGCGTTCGATGGGAGCGCGGCGCGGCATGGCAAGCAGGCGCCGGCGTTCGACCGCGGTGGCGCGCGGTTCGGAGCGCAAGGCGGGAAGTTCGAGCGGGGTAGCGCGCAGCAGCGTCCTCACGAGCAACGGGTCGGGCGTGATGCGCCGCCGCTCTGGGAGGAGACGACGTCGGAGACGCAGGTGCAGGTGCACGCGGCGACGCAGGGCTCGGCGCAGGCGGCTGCCGAGGCGTCACGTCTGAGGCGGCGGCAGGTCATCGACGGCGACGCGAAGGCGCGAAAGCGCGGGCTGGAGCGAGGGGCTCCTGGTCCTTCGGAGCCCGAGCCGACGTGGGTGGCGCACGTGGCGCAGGGGGCGCACGGGGCGCACGGTGTCGGTGCGGCGCCGGCGGTGGCCGCGGAGCCGGTGACGGTGGACGCCCGATCGACCGCGGGAGCTCCCGTGGGGAATGGTCCGGCGCCGCGTGCCGAGGTGAGGGGCGGCTTCGAGCCGTCCGCTCCGAAGCCGGCCGTCGCGGCGCACGCGCTGGAGGCGGGGGCTGCGGGGGTGGAGCCGGCGGCGGTGACGTCTGCGGCGGCAGCGCCGCGCGCGGAGCGGGGGCAGGAGTCGACCCAGGTGTCCAGGAGGATGGCCGCAAGGACGGCTGGGGCGAAGGCCCCGAAGGGAGGAGAGACCACGAGCACCGCGGAGCCGGCAGACGCCGGACGTGGCAAGGTGCTGGTGGCGCAGACGGGTGCAGGGCGGCGCGAAGAAGGGAAGCTGGCGTCGAGCAAGAGCGCGACGCCGGGGGGAGCGGCGCAGCCGCCTTCGCATGCAGGCAAGACAGCGCAGCGCGCTGACGACACGCAGGTGGTTCCGCAGGGCGAGCCACACGGAAAGGCTGATCGAGACGTGGCAGTGCAGGGTAAGCAAGCCGGGAAGCGCAATCAGGTCCCGGCGCAGAGCAAGCGAACCGGGAAGGCCGAGCCGGCGACGGCGCAGGTCGAGCAGGTCGGTCGGGGCAAGCAGGCCGGTCGGGGCAAGCAGGCCGGCCAGAGCAAGCAAGCCGCCCCCCAGGGCAAGGCATCGAAGCCGTCGAAGGCGGGGGCGAAGCAGACGCCGCAAGCCAGGTCCACGACGCGCGCTGCGGCGCCCTCGACGAGGGCCGAGCGGCGTGCTGGACGCGCTGTTGCTCCCCTCGGGACAGACGCGCTCTCGGGGCAAGCAAACCAGGCGGAACTGGTCCTGGCGGCGCTGGTGCAGGCCGCGCAGGCCTCTCTGGCCGCGCAAGCGCCGCAGCGTGGGCGTCGGGCGGTGGCTCCTCAGGCGGCCGCGTCGTCTGCTGCGCCTCGCAGCGGTGGTCGAGGGGGGCGCAAGGCCGCGCCCGTCAAGGGAGCCAGTGCTGCCTCCGTGGTGCCGTCGGCGAGCAAGTCGGCCGCGCGCTCCGCACGGGCGACGAGCGGCGGCGGGGCGCCTGCCGCGGCGAAGGGCGCAGCGGCCAAGGGCGCAGCGGCCAAGGGTGCAGCAGCCAAGGGTGCAGCAGCCAAGGGCGCAGCGGCGAAGGGCGCAGCGGCGAAGGGTGCAGCGGCCAAGGGCGCAGCAGCCAAGGGCGCAGCAACCAAGGGTGCAGCAGCCAAGGGCGTAGCGGCGTCCCCCGGTGCACAGCCCAGCGGGAAGGCGCAAGGGCAGGCGGCTCGGGTGACCTCCGCGGCGAAGCGTGGGGGAGTGGCCACTCCGGCGCCCGCTGGGCGCTCGGCGAAGCCTGCGGCCTCGAAGCCGGTCCCTGCCCCGAGCGGCAAGCCTGCCGGTCGCGGCAAGAAGTCGTCGTAA
- a CDS encoding protein kinase domain-containing protein: MSDAPRAASVALFESASSPEGDATQPAPQADAASLPDTLERPPTLEAPPPPALPATAPSPGTKLKHYELIRKLGEGGMGVVHLARDTKLGRLVAIKMLLQHTRHSAHRFLVEARATARCKHENIVVIHEVDEHEAHPYMVLEHLEGVTLRTWMEQRGTSTRSATRDADETLPARLSATIAIDLIIPVVRALGCAHEQGIVHRDLKPENIILSDAGPVKVLDFGIATRLATDTTPASARALLDDDQGPVGTWLYMAPEQWLNHDVDHRADFWAVGMMLHELLAGAHPLWPLRPDRLAQVVDASIPMPSIREVRPDLGPLCAVIERCLEKDRTARYTSARELLADLETLRLAPSPQRSTHVSSPFTGLAAFQEADAAWFFGRDTELGACLARLRRQPLVTIAGPSGAGKSSFVRAGIIPALKRSGETWDALVLRPGARPLTALAETSWQLLEAPGGTERDPTQTAAQLEEHAAILQREPGYLGAMLRAHCRKHRSRVLLFIDQFEELYTLGADATTRRAFLACTAGVADEASSPLRVVLAMRSDFLDCVTEDRQFLDEMSRGLAFLPLIDHRGLREALTRPLAALGARFESEALVESMLDALGGTRSPLPLLQFTAAKLWDTCDPEQRVITQASYDQIGGVAGALSAHADAVLDGLPAQERRLVRGVLLRLVTPERTRAVVRLDELRDLATDAEKEHAPDTIDRIVQHLADARLLSIEGSADAHSATVELVHESLVERWPRLDRWLDESAQDARFLARLRITAQQWEASGEAEGLLWREQSALEARTFSTRKRAEGDHRPLGIGSLEQRYLEAVEQLDARAQRRRLGVMLGAVTTIALVAAVVSWLAVRASNEASRATQEAARAQVTARRARNAARIAGATRFLSQEDHTQALALLREVEPPEIPHDWSRLAQLALQRGVSRVLVSTRSYVSEVAWSPDGHRVAAGLSDGTLGLWSTDATGTPTILAKQAGPIHALAWSPDGQRLATASADATVRVWSAAAGVDGRGPMVLRGHTDWVTAVAWSPDGTRLVSASRDGVRMWHADDTSLPVVFFPDVPATSVAWSPSGDQIACGFPDRSVRVWRADGSGTALLLQGHDGGVTRVAWSPDGLRLLGGSMDGTLRIWSSADGSAQRILRAHEPSTSPMMHAHGILSAAWSPDGRRVAAGAIDGTVRIWPEDGRGEPQIFWMGSEPVVSLQFSPDGQQLLAAAYKSFQIWTLSAHKQPVTLRGHPRGRLPVAWSARTNRIVIGSSDGIARIWNADGSGEPLVLRGHEGAIQGVAFSPDGQRVATGSDDRTLRLWNADGSGEPLVLRGHERAVYTVAFSPDGQRVATGSDDRTLRLWNADGSGEPLVLRGHEGVIQGVAFGPDGQRVATGSDDHTVRLWNADGAGEPRVLRAHREGVYAVAFSPDGRRLLTGAADHTARIWNADGTGAPLVLSGQWVSSAAWSPDGQHIVTGSGAMTVRVRRADGTGEPFFLQLDNPVTGVAFSPDGQRIVTATTDGLARIWEDLIPLRGLDDPILWTATDYCMPATQRMEDLDVPEDVAHADEQACIQRVAATRGNARNADQ, translated from the coding sequence ATGAGCGATGCGCCCCGCGCTGCCTCGGTCGCCTTATTCGAGTCCGCCTCTTCTCCTGAAGGCGACGCTACCCAGCCAGCCCCCCAAGCAGATGCGGCGTCGCTCCCCGACACACTGGAACGTCCTCCCACGCTCGAAGCCCCGCCTCCACCGGCCCTGCCCGCCACAGCGCCGTCACCAGGCACGAAGCTCAAGCACTACGAGCTGATCCGCAAGCTCGGCGAGGGGGGCATGGGCGTCGTTCATCTCGCTCGCGACACCAAACTCGGACGTCTCGTGGCCATCAAGATGCTGCTTCAGCATACCCGTCACAGCGCCCATCGCTTCCTCGTGGAGGCCCGTGCCACTGCGCGATGCAAGCACGAGAACATTGTCGTCATTCATGAGGTCGACGAGCACGAAGCACATCCGTACATGGTCCTCGAACACCTCGAAGGCGTCACCCTGCGCACCTGGATGGAACAGCGAGGCACGTCGACCCGCAGCGCCACGCGTGATGCCGACGAGACCCTGCCCGCTCGACTATCCGCCACAATCGCCATCGACCTCATCATACCCGTCGTACGCGCCCTCGGTTGCGCCCACGAACAGGGCATCGTGCACCGCGATTTGAAGCCCGAGAACATCATCCTGTCCGACGCAGGCCCGGTGAAGGTACTCGACTTCGGCATTGCCACGCGGCTCGCTACCGACACCACGCCCGCGAGCGCTCGGGCTCTCCTAGATGATGACCAAGGCCCAGTCGGCACATGGCTGTACATGGCCCCCGAACAGTGGCTGAACCACGACGTCGACCACCGCGCCGATTTCTGGGCCGTCGGCATGATGCTGCACGAGCTACTCGCGGGAGCGCACCCGCTCTGGCCCTTGCGCCCTGACCGCCTCGCGCAGGTCGTCGACGCCTCCATTCCCATGCCCTCCATTCGCGAGGTACGCCCCGACCTCGGACCGCTCTGTGCGGTCATCGAGCGCTGCCTGGAGAAAGACAGAACCGCTCGCTACACCTCGGCGCGAGAGCTGCTCGCAGACCTGGAGACGCTGCGCCTCGCTCCCAGCCCCCAGCGCTCCACCCACGTTTCCTCTCCATTCACCGGCCTCGCCGCGTTCCAGGAGGCCGACGCGGCCTGGTTCTTCGGGCGAGATACCGAACTTGGCGCATGCCTCGCACGCTTGCGACGCCAACCTCTGGTGACCATCGCCGGCCCATCCGGCGCGGGCAAATCTTCCTTCGTGCGCGCTGGCATCATCCCCGCACTCAAGCGTTCCGGCGAAACCTGGGATGCGCTGGTCCTGCGCCCCGGTGCGCGCCCTCTGACGGCACTCGCCGAGACGTCATGGCAGCTTCTGGAGGCACCCGGGGGCACCGAGCGGGACCCCACGCAGACCGCGGCGCAGCTCGAAGAGCACGCCGCCATCTTGCAGCGAGAGCCCGGCTACCTCGGAGCCATGTTACGCGCCCATTGTCGGAAGCACCGCAGCCGGGTGCTCCTGTTCATCGATCAATTCGAGGAACTCTATACCCTCGGCGCAGACGCCACGACGCGCCGAGCGTTCCTCGCCTGCACCGCCGGCGTTGCAGACGAGGCCTCCTCCCCGCTCCGTGTCGTCCTCGCCATGCGCTCCGACTTCCTCGACTGCGTGACCGAGGACCGCCAGTTCCTCGACGAGATGAGCCGTGGCCTGGCCTTCCTTCCCCTCATCGATCACCGCGGCCTCCGCGAGGCACTCACCCGCCCGCTCGCGGCGCTCGGCGCTCGGTTCGAGAGCGAAGCGCTGGTGGAGAGCATGCTCGACGCCCTCGGCGGGACCCGCAGCCCCCTGCCCCTCCTGCAGTTCACCGCTGCGAAGCTCTGGGACACGTGCGATCCCGAGCAACGGGTCATCACTCAGGCCAGCTACGACCAGATCGGCGGCGTTGCAGGTGCACTCTCCGCGCATGCCGACGCGGTGCTGGATGGCCTGCCCGCGCAAGAGCGGCGCCTCGTTCGCGGGGTGCTGCTTCGCCTGGTCACCCCCGAGCGTACGCGCGCTGTGGTGCGCCTCGACGAGCTGCGCGACCTCGCCACCGACGCCGAGAAGGAACATGCTCCCGACACGATCGACCGCATCGTGCAGCACCTCGCGGACGCACGCCTGCTCTCGATCGAAGGTTCAGCGGACGCGCACAGCGCCACCGTGGAGCTGGTGCACGAGTCGCTCGTGGAACGCTGGCCTCGGCTCGACCGATGGCTCGACGAGAGCGCACAGGATGCCCGATTCCTCGCGCGCTTGCGCATCACCGCACAGCAATGGGAGGCAAGCGGCGAAGCCGAAGGGCTGCTCTGGCGCGAGCAGTCCGCCCTGGAGGCGCGTACTTTCAGCACGCGCAAACGGGCCGAGGGCGACCACAGACCCCTCGGCATCGGATCGCTCGAGCAGCGCTACCTGGAAGCGGTGGAGCAGCTCGACGCCCGCGCACAACGGAGACGTCTAGGTGTCATGCTCGGCGCCGTCACCACGATCGCCTTGGTGGCCGCGGTAGTCTCCTGGCTGGCCGTCCGCGCCAGCAACGAAGCCTCACGCGCCACCCAGGAAGCAGCGCGCGCCCAGGTAACGGCACGACGAGCCCGCAACGCCGCACGCATCGCTGGAGCGACCCGTTTCCTGAGCCAGGAGGATCACACTCAGGCCCTCGCTCTCCTGCGAGAGGTCGAGCCACCCGAGATTCCTCACGACTGGAGTCGGCTCGCTCAGCTCGCTCTCCAGCGTGGGGTGAGCCGTGTGCTCGTCTCCACCCGGTCCTACGTCAGCGAGGTCGCCTGGAGTCCTGATGGTCATCGCGTGGCCGCTGGGCTGAGTGACGGGACTCTCGGTCTCTGGTCCACCGACGCCACCGGCACACCGACGATCCTGGCGAAGCAAGCAGGTCCCATCCACGCCCTGGCTTGGAGTCCGGATGGACAGCGCCTCGCGACCGCTTCGGCGGATGCGACGGTGCGCGTCTGGTCTGCCGCAGCAGGGGTCGACGGGCGAGGCCCGATGGTCCTCCGAGGTCACACCGATTGGGTCACCGCCGTCGCCTGGAGCCCCGACGGTACGCGCCTCGTCAGCGCCTCTCGGGACGGCGTACGCATGTGGCACGCCGACGACACAAGCCTTCCCGTCGTCTTTTTTCCTGACGTCCCTGCGACCTCGGTCGCCTGGAGCCCCTCAGGTGACCAGATCGCCTGCGGCTTTCCGGACCGCTCGGTGCGCGTGTGGCGCGCCGATGGCAGCGGCACGGCGCTCCTGCTCCAAGGCCATGACGGCGGTGTGACGCGCGTGGCCTGGAGTCCCGACGGGCTTCGCCTCCTCGGTGGGTCCATGGATGGGACGCTCCGCATCTGGAGCTCGGCAGACGGAAGCGCTCAGCGGATTCTCCGCGCCCATGAGCCCTCGACCAGCCCCATGATGCATGCCCACGGCATCCTCTCGGCCGCATGGAGCCCTGACGGTCGGCGTGTCGCTGCAGGAGCCATCGACGGGACGGTGCGGATCTGGCCAGAGGATGGCCGTGGAGAACCACAGATCTTCTGGATGGGCTCCGAGCCGGTCGTCTCGCTGCAATTCAGTCCGGATGGCCAACAGTTGCTCGCCGCAGCCTACAAGTCATTCCAGATCTGGACGTTGAGCGCGCACAAGCAGCCCGTGACGCTGCGGGGCCACCCGAGGGGCCGTTTGCCGGTCGCCTGGAGCGCTCGGACGAATCGCATCGTCATCGGGTCGAGCGACGGGATCGCGCGCATCTGGAACGCCGACGGCTCTGGCGAACCGCTCGTCCTCCGAGGCCACGAGGGCGCCATCCAGGGGGTGGCCTTCAGCCCCGACGGCCAGCGCGTCGCCACCGGCTCGGATGATCGCACTCTCCGCCTCTGGAATGCCGATGGATCCGGCGAGCCGCTCGTCCTCCGAGGCCATGAGCGCGCCGTCTATACCGTGGCCTTCAGTCCCGATGGGCAGCGTGTCGCCACCGGCTCGGACGATCGCACGCTCCGCCTCTGGAATGCCGATGGCTCCGGCGAGCCGCTCGTCCTCCGAGGCCACGAAGGGGTCATCCAAGGGGTGGCCTTCGGCCCCGACGGGCAGCGCGTCGCCACTGGCTCGGACGACCACACGGTGCGCCTGTGGAACGCCGATGGCGCTGGAGAGCCGCGCGTGCTCCGTGCCCACCGCGAGGGGGTGTACGCCGTCGCCTTCAGCCCGGATGGTCGGCGCCTGCTGACGGGCGCAGCCGATCACACCGCCCGCATCTGGAACGCCGACGGGACCGGCGCGCCGCTCGTCCTTTCCGGCCAGTGGGTCAGCAGCGCAGCATGGAGCCCGGATGGCCAGCACATCGTCACGGGCTCGGGCGCCATGACCGTCCGCGTACGGAGAGCCGATGGCACAGGAGAGCCTTTCTTTCTGCAGCTCGACAACCCCGTCACCGGCGTCGCCTTCAGCCCCGACGGCCAGCGCATCGTGACGGCGACCACCGACGGTCTCGCACGGATCTGGGAGGATCTCATCCCGCTCCGGGGGCTCGACGATCCGATCCTGTGGACGGCGACCGATTACTGCATGCCCGCCACTCAGCGGATGGAGGACCTCGATGTCCCTGAAGACGTCGCGCACGCGGATGAGCAGGCCTGCATCCAGCGGGTCGCGGCGACACGCGGCAACGCGCGAAATGCTGACCAATGA
- a CDS encoding Uma2 family endonuclease has translation MGQPAENQPETATYADLEAVPSHLVAELIGGVLQTFPRPGPAHIRVASQLGRRLGPFDDEPGGPGGWWILDEPELHLCADVLVPDLAGWRVERLPRLPEESFFELPPDWVCEVLSSSTAAHDRLEKMPVYAAAGVAWAWLIDPIVSSLEVFRLDPRGRWIVEQVFRGDASVRPVPFDALDLDLASLWATTKTR, from the coding sequence ATGGGCCAACCGGCGGAGAACCAACCAGAGACGGCGACCTATGCCGACCTCGAAGCGGTCCCCTCTCACCTGGTCGCCGAGCTGATTGGCGGCGTACTTCAAACCTTTCCGCGACCGGGGCCGGCACACATACGGGTTGCGTCGCAGCTCGGTCGCCGTCTGGGACCTTTCGACGATGAGCCTGGAGGACCTGGAGGCTGGTGGATCCTCGATGAGCCCGAGCTTCACCTCTGCGCCGACGTCCTCGTCCCTGATCTCGCAGGCTGGCGGGTCGAGCGTCTCCCGCGCCTTCCCGAGGAGTCCTTCTTCGAGCTGCCGCCCGACTGGGTGTGCGAGGTCCTCTCGTCGTCGACGGCGGCCCATGACCGCCTCGAAAAAATGCCCGTCTATGCTGCGGCCGGCGTGGCGTGGGCGTGGTTGATCGATCCCATCGTGAGCTCGCTGGAAGTCTTCCGGTTGGACCCCAGGGGTCGATGGATCGTCGAGCAGGTCTTCCGAGGTGACGCGAGCGTCCGTCCCGTCCCGTTCGACGCGCTCGACCTGGACCTCGCCTCGCTCTGGGCGACCACGAAGACGCGCTGA
- a CDS encoding DUF6210 family protein: MLVVEHPSGVLYQNQVGGVVCWQAELEGVLSPLDLSADAVQRIQTCPYPSGREGISNEIADTIDALLAVEPGASSLKVDRARLGQSWEAWVYVLIDAPGEGAAETVGTSCGPIRGFGAARGVLTWPNSD; this comes from the coding sequence ATGCTCGTCGTCGAGCATCCGAGCGGCGTGCTTTATCAGAACCAGGTCGGAGGCGTGGTGTGCTGGCAGGCAGAGCTGGAGGGGGTGCTCTCTCCGCTCGACCTGAGCGCTGATGCTGTGCAGCGTATTCAGACGTGTCCATACCCGTCAGGTCGGGAAGGTATTTCGAACGAAATCGCTGACACGATCGATGCGCTCCTTGCTGTCGAACCAGGAGCCAGCTCTTTGAAAGTCGACCGTGCGCGTCTGGGCCAGTCCTGGGAGGCGTGGGTGTACGTGCTGATCGACGCTCCCGGGGAGGGAGCGGCAGAGACGGTCGGTACATCCTGCGGTCCGATTCGTGGGTTCGGTGCGGCACGAGGCGTACTGACCTGGCCGAACAGTGACTGA
- a CDS encoding vitamin K epoxide reductase family protein, with the protein MRPRHLVLLLRLSLFVALAASAALVADYQSMGDPAFCGVNSGCSAVRVSGYAYPFGVPLPNLGLAAFASLLGGSLLARTRGQHLLLALATSLGGLVAVYLLAIQAFEVKAFCAYCVAVDLGTLVAAAAAITLALRARRAKTSEAFDAFARDAHPGGAELTTWAAAGLAAIGLPLLWGKYPTLPALPPEIATLQTPGKVTLVGFTDFECPFCRRLNPEIHHIEEKYGDRIQYLRKMAPLPRHAGALPAAKAYICTPPAQREAAAALLYSTGPNLLTDDGAVDVLKPLGLDPEEFKHCLDAPKTMALVETDLELYRRVAGLGLPFTYVGRRVVLGMRPDHIVESIELELAGGNPGLPLWGLVVALVGAAGAASFMTVRRREEEGGPGAAPGAAAGEAGDKAG; encoded by the coding sequence ATGCGTCCGCGGCACCTCGTCCTCCTCCTGCGGCTCTCCCTCTTCGTCGCCCTGGCGGCCAGCGCGGCCCTCGTCGCCGACTACCAGAGCATGGGCGATCCCGCATTTTGCGGCGTCAACAGCGGCTGCAGCGCCGTCCGTGTGTCGGGCTATGCCTACCCCTTCGGGGTGCCGCTACCCAACCTCGGCCTCGCCGCCTTCGCCTCCCTGCTCGGCGGCTCGCTGCTCGCCCGCACCCGCGGCCAGCACCTGCTCCTCGCCCTCGCCACCAGCCTGGGCGGCCTCGTCGCGGTCTACCTCCTCGCCATCCAGGCGTTCGAGGTGAAGGCCTTCTGCGCTTACTGCGTCGCTGTCGATCTCGGCACCCTCGTCGCCGCCGCTGCCGCAATCACCCTCGCCCTGCGCGCCCGCCGCGCGAAGACCTCCGAGGCCTTCGACGCCTTCGCCCGCGACGCGCACCCCGGCGGCGCCGAGCTCACCACCTGGGCCGCCGCCGGCCTCGCCGCCATCGGCCTGCCGCTCCTCTGGGGCAAGTACCCGACGCTCCCTGCCCTCCCCCCCGAGATCGCCACCCTCCAGACGCCCGGCAAGGTCACCCTCGTCGGCTTCACCGATTTCGAGTGCCCCTTCTGCCGCCGCCTGAACCCCGAGATTCACCACATCGAAGAGAAGTACGGCGACCGCATCCAGTACCTCCGCAAGATGGCCCCCCTGCCGCGGCACGCCGGCGCTCTCCCCGCCGCCAAGGCGTACATCTGCACGCCCCCCGCGCAGCGCGAGGCCGCCGCTGCACTGCTCTACTCGACCGGCCCGAACCTCCTGACCGACGACGGCGCCGTCGACGTGCTCAAGCCCCTCGGCCTCGACCCGGAGGAGTTCAAGCATTGCCTCGACGCGCCGAAGACCATGGCCCTCGTCGAGACCGACCTGGAGCTGTACCGCCGCGTCGCCGGGCTGGGCCTGCCGTTCACGTACGTGGGGCGGCGGGTGGTCCTCGGGATGCGCCCCGACCATATCGTCGAGTCCATCGAGCTGGAGCTGGCCGGTGGGAACCCCGGGCTGCCGCTCTGGGGGCTGGTCGTCGCGCTGGTGGGCGCCGCAGGGGCGGCGTCGTTCATGACGGTGCGGCGCCGCGAGGAGGAGGGGGGGCCAGGGGCTGCGCCAGGAGCGGCCGCGGGCGAGGCGGGGGACAAGGCGGGCTGA